The DNA sequence GAGCCCCTCTTGCCACTGTGGCAGCCCTTAATGCAGTGCTGTTTACAGTCCGAGGTCAGATGGAAGTGTTGCTGAGGTCTGAACCCGGTGCTCCTCTCACAGTGAACCAGCAGATCGTTTGTGGGGCTGGAGCTGGAGTTGCTGTTTCCCTTCTCGCCTGCCCTACTGAATTGATCAAATGCAGGTCAGTTTTCAGCTGCAAGACTGGTTTAGATTAGTGTGATATACTAAACTCCTTTGTTATGCAGTTGTTTTCAACAAACTGCTGTTTCATCAGTAAAAGTTTTGTTAAAGAAAGATAAAGTTACATATGGGGTAGAACTCGTACCGTGTGACCTAATGCTTAGATGCCCAGTTCATCTTTTCCCTGAGCTTGGATCACTAACCAGTGGTTAAATAGCATATCATTATGTGACTGAATCAGCTCTGATGGAAGTAAAATGATAATGTGTAATAAATCTATGGAATGTTCAGTTATGGAGAATGTACAAGAGTTAGACAGgtgaactaattttttattattagtttaatGTCTATACACGAAATCATAGTGTTCTCTGATGCAGACTACAAGCCCAGAGCGCACTAGCAACTGTTGGCGCAGGAGCAACTGCTCCGAAGTATGGTGGCCCAATGGATGTTGCGAGACAAGTCCTTAAGTCAGAAGGAGGCGCGAGGGGCTTGTTCAAGGGCTTGGTTCCTACGATGGCACGAGAGATACCAGGCAATGCTGCCATGTTTGGCGTGTATGAAGGACTGAAGCAGTATATGGCTGGTGGGAGAGACACTTCGGGTCTGGGAAGGGGCCCGCTGATGCTGGCCGGAGGTCTAGCCGGAGGCGCGTTCTGGCTCGCTGTGTACCCAACGGATGTTGTG is a window from the Salvia hispanica cultivar TCC Black 2014 chromosome 1, UniMelb_Shisp_WGS_1.0, whole genome shotgun sequence genome containing:
- the LOC125188588 gene encoding mitochondrial carnitine/acylcarnitine carrier-like protein translates to MGDVAKDLAAGTIGGAAQLVCGHPFDTIKVKLQSQPVPLPGQLPKYAGAIDAVKKTIAAEGAGGLYKGMGAPLATVAALNAVLFTVRGQMEVLLRSEPGAPLTVNQQIVCGAGAGVAVSLLACPTELIKCRLQAQSALATVGAGATAPKYGGPMDVARQVLKSEGGARGLFKGLVPTMAREIPGNAAMFGVYEGLKQYMAGGRDTSGLGRGPLMLAGGLAGGAFWLAVYPTDVVKSSIQVDDYKNPKFSGSIDAFKKILKTEGVKGLYKGFGPAMARSVPANAACFLAYEVTRSSLG